The genomic window GCCGCAACCAGCTCCTCGGGCGTGACCTCGCCGCCGAACGCTACCTCCTCGGGTACTTCCGACTCGAGCTGCGGAATCATGTTGGCCAGCAGCGTATAGAACGCCACGGTGGCCAGCACCACGCCCAGGATCTTGAGGTTAGTCGCCAGCATCGCCGGTCGCTCCCTCAATCCCCCTCCGCCGCCTCTGGCACCAGCTTGGGCTTCTCGACCAGGCCGCCCAGCCAGAACACGAAGCCAATGAGCCCGAGGAAGATCAGCACGCAGACGCTGATCACCTGGGCTCCGTAGCCCAGGGCGGGCGTGGCGGCCCACTCGCTCCGGTCGCGCATCACTTCCCAGATGTGCCAGTGCTGGCGGATGCCGCTGCGGGCGAAGCCCATGAGCCCCATGAGCCAGGTGAAGGTCACGGCCAGCACGAAGAGCGCGTACTGCGAGCGGGCCGGCATCTCGCCCCAGCGGATCGCGCCGCGCGAGCCGGCGCCGCGCAACATGAGCACGTCGAGCGTGGTGACCGAGACAATGGCGAAGAGCACGGCCAGCACCTGGTAGACGCTGAAGCCGATGCGCACGATGGCCGAGACGAAGTAGCCGCGGATGCCGTAAAAGGTGACCACGGTGGCGGCCAGCACGAAGATCACGCCCTGCACCTGCGTCGCCGTCCTGGCCCAGCTCACCTGCGGCACGGCGTTCGCCCGCCGGTAAAGCAGGAAGGACAGAAAGGTGGTCAGGATCATGAGGTTGACCGCCGTGTTCTTGGCGCTCATGAGACCCAGCACGCCCAGGAAGGGGTGGTGCGAACCGCCCATGGCCTCGAGCTCCTCGCGGCTCGCGATCATGGTGTGCGGCGTCGCCCAGACGATCACGCCGGCGATCAGGATCAGCAGCATCCAGCGCGTGTAGGGCACGAAGCGCTCGGCCCCCGGGATGCGGCCCATGCCTACCCAGAGGTAGTAGTTGCCTGCCAGGAAGAGCACGCCGATGAGGAAGGCCTGGATGATCCAGAGCCAGCTCATGAAGCCGCCCATCATGGTGGTGCCCATCTGCTGGTTGTAAGCATAGACCTCGCGGCCCAGCCAGTAGCCCGCGAAGGGGAGGATGATCAGCGCGCTGATGGCGATGAAGTTGCCCACATAGCCCATCCAGTCGTAGTGCGCGCGCTCCTCGTCCGTGCGCGCCGCCAGGAAGCGGTACGCCGCATACGCTGCGACCACCGCTCCGCCGAACACCACGTTGGCGATCAGCCGGTGAATGTTGATGGGCATCCAGGTCGCGTTGGCGATAGCGCTCCACAACTTCACGCCCCCGGGCGCGGCGTCCGGCGTCACGGCTGCGGGCGGGCTCATCATGTAGCTGAGCCAGGCATTGGCAATGAACATGACCGTGGTGCCCCAGACGTTGAGCAGGATGCCCAGTGTCCAGTGCCACCACTTGGCGGCCCCATACTTCCAGCGGTCCCAGCCGTAGTAGTAGAGGTAGAGCGTGAACGACTCGAGGAAGAAGAGGCCGGCGTAGACCCACATGGACAGCTCGAAGATCTCGGTCAGGTGGGCCCAGACCCGGGGGTACAGCGTGGTCAGG from Gemmatimonadota bacterium includes these protein-coding regions:
- a CDS encoding cytochrome ubiquinol oxidase subunit I, with the protein product MSRRNSSRFGTRARALWLVLAAGAGLLLISALTGGELLAQQASAGREYGSFPRIGSRTAVWIAAEVHLMFAAFVLGVPIFAVMTELIGILGKDERYDRLSKEFTRLLLVAYSATAIWGTVLVFFLTTLYPRVWAHLTEIFELSMWVYAGLFFLESFTLYLYYYGWDRWKYGAAKWWHWTLGILLNVWGTTVMFIANAWLSYMMSPPAAVTPDAAPGGVKLWSAIANATWMPINIHRLIANVVFGGAVVAAYAAYRFLAARTDEERAHYDWMGYVGNFIAISALIILPFAGYWLGREVYAYNQQMGTTMMGGFMSWLWIIQAFLIGVLFLAGNYYLWVGMGRIPGAERFVPYTRWMLLILIAGVIVWATPHTMIASREELEAMGGSHHPFLGVLGLMSAKNTAVNLMILTTFLSFLLYRRANAVPQVSWARTATQVQGVIFVLAATVVTFYGIRGYFVSAIVRIGFSVYQVLAVLFAIVSVTTLDVLMLRGAGSRGAIRWGEMPARSQYALFVLAVTFTWLMGLMGFARSGIRQHWHIWEVMRDRSEWAATPALGYGAQVISVCVLIFLGLIGFVFWLGGLVEKPKLVPEAAEGD